The following are encoded together in the Budorcas taxicolor isolate Tak-1 chromosome 4, Takin1.1, whole genome shotgun sequence genome:
- the LOC128046479 gene encoding GTPase IMAP family member 1-like, whose amino-acid sequence MLLSGSEAYRPPVPTGFQESRSALEQSRLRLLLAGRSGTGKSATGNSILQRKHFLSRLAATAVTRACATGSCRWASWDVEVLDTPDLFSPEVAQADPGFEERGRCYLLSAPGPHAVLLVTQLGRFTAQDLRAWQGVKALFGAGIAARAVVVFTRREDLAGGSLQQYVRDTDNRALRELVAECGGRCCGFDNRAADGEREAQVGELMGLVEELVRDQGGAPYTNDVYRLAQTLGGLSREERLRRVAERLASGWAVAVAHG is encoded by the coding sequence ATGTTGCTCTCAGGTTCCGAAGCTTACAGACCACCGGTGCCCACAGGTTTCCAGGAGTCGAGGTCCGCCCTGGAGCAGAGCAGGCTGCGCCTCCTCCTGGCTGGGAGGTCGGGTACCGGGAAGAGCGCCACGGGCAACAGCATCCTCCAGCGGAAGCACTTCCTCTCCAGGCTCGCGGCCACGGCGGTGACCAGGGCCTGCGCCACGGGGAGCTGCCGCTGGGCCTCGTGGGACGTGGAAGTCCTCGACACCCCCGACCTCTTCAGCCCCGAGGTCGCCCAGGCAGACCCGGGCTTCGAGGAGAGAGGCCGCTGCTACCTGCTGTCGGCCCCGGGGCCGCACGCCGTGCTCCTGGTGACCCAGCTCGGCCGCTTCACCGCGCAGGACCTGCGGGCCTGGCAAGGGGTGAAGGCGCTCTTTGGGGCGGGCATCGCGGCGCGCGCCGTCGTGGTCTTCACCCGCAGGGAGGACCTGGCGGGGGGCTCGCTGCAGCAGTACGTGCGCGACACCGACAACCGCgcgctccgggagctggtggccGAGTGCGGGGGCCGCTGCTGCGGCTTCGACAACCGTGCGGCCGACGGGGAGCGGGAGGCGCAGGTCGGGGAGCTGATGGGGCTGGTGGAGGAGCTGGTGAGGGACCAGGGCGGCGCCCCCTACACCAACGACGTGTACCGCCTGGCGCAGACCCTGGGCGGGCTAAGCCGCGAGGAGAGGCTGCGCAGGGTGGCGGAGAGACTGGCCTCTGGCTGGGCTGTGGCGGTGGCCCATGGCTGA
- the LOC128046909 gene encoding GTPase IMAP family member 1-like — translation MKKMPMASRRPGDRDMLLSDPEAYRPPVPTGFQEFRSALQESRLCLLLAGRSGTGKSATGNSILQRKHFLSRLAATAVTRACATGSCRWASWDVEVLDTPDLFSPEVAQADPGFEERGRCYLLSAPGPHAVLLVTQLGRFTAQDLRAWQGVKALFGAGIAARAVVVFTHREDLAGSSLQQYVRDTDNRALRELVAECRGRCCAFDNRAADGEREAQVGELMGLVVELVRDQGGVPYTNDVYRLAQTLGGLSREERLRRVVEQLAAPAQTWPDRWPLAGLWRWTKAGPGTRYKLGLAALLGALFLLYLLCRHRFEAVTV, via the exons atgaagaaaatgcCTATG GCGTCCAGGAGACCTGGGGACCGGGACATGTTGCTCTCAGATCCCGAAGCTTACAGACCACCGGTGCCCACAGGTTTCCAGGAGTTCAGGTCCGCCCTGCAGGAAAGCAGGCTGTGCCTCCTCCTGGCTGGGAGGTCAGGGACCGGGAAGAGCGCCACGGGCAACAGCATCCTCCAGCGGAAGCACTTCCTCTCCAGGCTCGCGGCCACGGCGGTGACCAGGGCCTGCGCCACGGGGAGCTGCCGCTGGGCCTCGTGGGACGTGGAAGTCCTCGACACCCCCGACCTCTTCAGCCCCGAGGTCGCCCAGGCAGACCCGGGCTTCGAGGAGAGAGGCCGCTGCTACCTGCTGTCGGCCCCGGGGCCGCACGCCGTGCTCCTGGTGACCCAGCTCGGCCGCTTCACCGCGCAGGACCTGCGGGCCTGGCAAGGGGTGAAGGCGCTCTTTGGGGCGGGCATCGCGGCCCGCGCCGTCGTGGTCTTCACCCACAGGGAGGACCTGGCGGGGAGCTCGCTGCAGCAGTACGTGCGCGACACCGACAACCGCGCGCTCCGCGAGCTGGTGGCTGAGTGCAGGGGCCGCTGCTGCGCCTTCGACAACCGAGCGGCCGACGGGGAGCGGGAGGCGCAGGTCGGGGAGCTGATGGGGCTGGTGGTGGAGCTGGTGAGGGACCAGGGCGGCGTCCCCTACACCAACGACGTGTATCGCCTGGCGCAGACCCTGGGCGGGCTGAGCCGCGAGGAGAGGCTGCGCAGGGTGGTGGAGCAATTAGCTGCTCCCGCACAGACGTGGCCGGACCGCTGGCCTCTGGCCGGGCTGTGGCGGTGGACCAAGGCGGGGCCGGGGACTAGGTATAAGCTGGGCTTGGCCGCCCTGCTGGGCGCCCTGTTCCTGCTGTACCTGCTCTGCAGGCACCGATTCGAGGCGGTGACGGTGTGA